One genomic region from Daphnia magna isolate NIES linkage group LG10, ASM2063170v1.1, whole genome shotgun sequence encodes:
- the LOC123476796 gene encoding LOW QUALITY PROTEIN: branched-chain-amino-acid aminotransferase, cytosolic-like (The sequence of the model RefSeq protein was modified relative to this genomic sequence to represent the inferred CDS: inserted 1 base in 1 codon) — protein MAVRGLILSVRLHSQKFFFGQNLRHVRGAATHQPFQFSDLEEKICTLDQLRPKPDNSALVFGKYFTDHMLEVSWDSKRGWAKPVISPMHNLQLHPGAKVLHYAIELFEGMKAYRGEDGCLRLFRPDKNMARMLSTXKRSSLPTFDAEEMIKCVKRLIQIDKEWVPYSTTSSLYIRPTFIATDPSLGVASPNEALLYVLLCPVGPYFTSGFKPISLMADPQYVRSWPGGCGAMKMGANYAPTIYIQKQSELLGHQQVLWLYGADHQLTEVGTMNIFLFMLNENGERELVTPPLDGLILPGVTRLSLLELAREWKEFRVVERTITMAEVIQAHEEKRLLEIFGAGTACVVCPVSSISYQGREYNIPRSEPSLSQRFLKTMSDIHYGRVQHPWAVDI, from the exons ATGGCGGTCCGTGGATTAATCCTGTCTGTTCGTCTCCACTCTCAAAAG TTTTTTTTCGGCCAGAATCTACGCCATGTACGTGGCGCAGCAACTCACCAACCTTTCCAG TTTTCTGACTTGGAAGAAAAGATCTGCACACTTGACCAGCTCCGTCCTAAGCCTGACAATTCAGCTCTAGTCTTTGGAAAGTACTTCACTGACCACATGCTTGAAGTATCATGGGATTCTAAAAGAGGTTGGGCTAAACCAGTTATTTCACCTATGCATAACCTTCAACTTCATCCTGGAGCCAAAGTACTGCATTATGCAATTGAG TTGTTTGAAGGAATGAAGGCCTATCGTGGAGAAGATGGTTGCTTACGTTTATTCCGTCCAGACAAAAATATGGCTCGCATGCTGTCCA GCAAAAGATCATCACTTCCTACATTTGATGCTGAAGAGATGATCAAGTGTGTTAAACGATTAATTCAAATTGACAAGGAATGGGTTCCCTACTCAACTACCTCTAGCCTTTATATAAGACCTACATTTATTGCAACAGAT CCATCCTTGGGAGTAGCGAGTCCGAATGAAGCCTTACTTTATGTACTTCTGTGTCCTGTGGGACCCTACTTTACCTCAGGCTTCAAGCCCATTTCACTGATGGCAGACCCCCAATACGTACGATCTTGGCCGGGAGGTTGTGGTGCCATGAAGATGGGTGCGAATTATGCTCCAACCATCTACATCCAA AAACAATCTGAATTGCTGGGGCATCAGCAAGTTCTCTGGCTGTATGGGGCAGACCATCAGTTGACCGAGGTGGGAACAatgaacatatttttattcatgtTGAATGAAAATGGAG AACGTGAACTTGTTACACCACCTCTTGACGGACTAATCTTGCCCGGAGTTACGCGTCTTAGTTTGCTTGAACTAGCTCGTGAGTGGAAGGAATTCCGAGTAGTTGAACGAACTATTACAATGGCTGAAGTAATACAGGCgcacgaagaaaaaaga ctTCTGGAAATTTTTGGAGCTGGAACAGCATGTGTTGTCTGTCCGGTATCAAGTATTTCATATCAAGGTCGGGAGTATAACATACCACGATCTGAGCCTTCCCTCAGCCAGCGATTCTTGAAAACAATGAGTGATATCCACTACGGGCGAGTGCAACATCCTTGGGCCGTAGATATCTAG
- the LOC116923585 gene encoding syndetin, with the protein MVLSDYDSSVLCVCYPQILPPEIYNILWDQILRACYHTLLDGFSAVRKCTNEGRALMQLDFRHFQVKVESLTRLRPLPDPHIVETYIKAYYLPENSFEKWIQEQTEYTPRQMMNLLQYVSQGSKKIRLNLTSFMEDLDLNRR; encoded by the exons atg GTTCTCAGTGACTACGACTCGAGTGTCCTTTGTGTCTGTTACCCTCAGATTCTGCCTCCTGAAATTTACAACATTTTATGGGATCAAATTCTTCGTGCCTGTTACCATACTCTACTTGACGG ATTTTCCGCTGTAAGAAAATGCACGAACGAAGGTCGTGCACTAATGCAGTTAGACTTCAGGCATTTTCAAGTCAAAGTGGAAAGCTTGACACGTCTAAGACCTCTTCCTGACCCACATATTGTCGAAACATACATAAAGGCATATTATTTACCTGAAAATTCTTTCGAAAAATGGATTCAAGAACAAACG GAATATACTCCTAGGCAGATGATGAATCTTCTTCAATACGTAAGTCAAGGCAGTAAAAAGATTCGGCTGAACTTAACTTCCTTCATGGAAGATTTAGATTTGAATCGTCGATAA
- the LOC123476858 gene encoding uncharacterized protein LOC123476858, translating into MSSSLRAPEPFSFGASDLAAQWGIWRKQFSWYLVATNSGLNVDEEQMVGVLITLLGSEGLKIYDSFVFTDAADARKIEPVLDKFTAHFEPRRSEVFERFKFLRRHQLPGETLDAWLIDLRGLVKTCGYGTGVDSVLRDQIVLGVADPLVREKLLFEKDLLLNTACEIVRACESSKAQLSQINTASTTETAHAMQSRYGSRKFDKKPESSNSSFRAPVGKQPTTSQRAAQVNNPIDGHQYIRCNSCGRSHKKNQCRVTHVTCHTCGVVGHVSSCCGNFSNPRQMPPRQATNPAASVHTVEEVEDGSQWIGNIQNGGTAMTLPRSVGEDYYVSHEITSSSGGSEWYQQLSVDGVLVKFKLDSGATCNILPYESFERLPTNRRHLRPGPVVRSYRSKDGLLNVLGVHTAKVVHKGAVFVVDFVIVDEPGQPPLFGLPSCQTLNLIGRIDSLQSTADTTLPPVVVEFMDVFRGLVVCAASRLPFRLEDKVFKKLEEMVGDGIIVPVHEPTDWVSRMMVVGKPNGDVRICLDPSELNKAIQRQHFAVPTVEQLFSKLTSYLCTMATPKGRYRFLRLPFGLKSAPEIYLQTMNDLFGDLPGVLIYFDDFLVTGETKEELLTNLRQVFELPWLGHVIGQGTLKPDPNKITAIVDMPDPTCPADLIRLLGMVTYLDKFCQNLAGLTRPLRDLLKADAAWVWEEPQRLILAQLKTALTSLPVLRLFDHSLPLVVSVDASPVGIGAVLLQGGQPIAYSSTSLTVTQKRYFQIEKELLAVQFGLLRFRQYIYGQMVVVESDHKPLVGLLDKPIASCSPRIQRMRLQLQRFDFQLVYKPGKELFIADTLSRAPSPLLFCDDVTQDCEEQVHAVLNLVIPEDSTRVKFAAATAADPTLLLIKEIVIRGWPEHKAQCPVAAKPFWSVRHHLAEVDGLLLNGSRLVVPASLRQEVLAGIHDGHFGEVKCVLRARSAVYWPGCEDQIRNVVASCPTCQAHRHRNPATPVRPVPLPVHPFQWVSADIFLHDGVNYLLVVDAYSKWPTCVPLRTLSSSSVIAEVERIFSDFGTPEIIKSDNGSQFDCAEFRAFCDSRNVRSVTSSPTYAQSNGLVERHIQTVKMTLVKMFEGGPSLWESLAAIRSTPISSDLPSPSVLLQGRHLRGKLPYLHNRLVPQFVPAPFVREQLQRRQASACFYGGGRPDVRGSALIVGQHVRVFISGLWLPGWIETVCPEPDSYVVRLRDGRVFRRTRRDINIDNAQSAGFGGVATNPNSVARGTRQAVPIHRPAFAGGLLPVLSLPLPIPPAPAVRNRLGPVTARPSVHQPSLPPAGVAPPSSVPTTPGSRLSLDPPRRAMPAPLPSSGVALPAGVIHSPSATRSGRPYLRRF; encoded by the exons atgtcgtcTTCATTGAGAGCTCCGgaacccttttcttttgggGCCAGTGATTTGGCTGCCCAGTGGGGAATTTGGCGTAAACAGTTTTCATGGTACTTGGTGGCCACGAATAGCGGCCTTAACGTGGATGAAGAGCAAATGGTGGGTGTGCTAATCACTCTTCTTGGCAGTGAGGGCCTCAAAATTTATGATTCTTTTGTATTCACCGATGCTGCCGATGCCAGAAAAATTGAACCAGTTTTAGACAAGTTTACAGCACATTTTGAGCCCCGGCGTAGTGAAGTGTTCGAACGTTTCAAATTCTTGCGCCGTCATCAACTTCCTGGGGAAACTTTAGACGCGTGGCTAATTGATCTCCGCGGTCTGGTAAAAACATGTGGCTATGGAACTGGTGTTGATTCGGTCTTACGAGACCAAATAGTGCTAGGTGTTGCTGATCCTTTGGTCCGTGAGAAGCTActgtttgaaaaagatttgttaCTGAACACGGCGTGTGAAATTGTGCGTGCATGTGAGTCGTCTAAAGCCCAGCTCAGCCAAATCAACACAGCTTCGACGACAGAAACTGCTCACGCCATGCAGAGTCGGTATGGTAGCCGAAAGTTCGACAAAAAGCCGGAGTCGTCAAATTCATCATTCAGAGCACCTGTCGGTAAGCAGCCAACAACAAGTCAACGCGCAGCCCAGGTGAACAATCCGATAGACGGCCATCAATACATCAGGTGCAACAGTTGTGGTCGCTCTCATAAGAAAAATCAGTGTCGTGTCACCCATGTCACGTGTCATACGTGCGGGGTAGTTGGCCACGTTTCTAGTTGCTGCGGTAATTTTTCAAACCCCCGCCAGATGCCACCACGTCAAGCGACTAATCCCGCGGCTTCAGTTCATACAGtagaagaagtagaagatgGATCGCAGTGGATTGGCAATATTCAAAATGGCGGTACAGCGATGACTCTCCCACGTTCAGTTGGTGAAGATTATTATGTCTCACATGAGATAACGTCGTCTAGCGGTGGATCCGAGTGGTATCAGCAGTTATCGGTAGATGGCGTTCTAGTAAAGTTCAAACTGGATTCTGGTGCAACTTGTAACATTCTTCCGTACGAGTCATTCGAGCGTCTACCTACCAACCGCCGACATCTCCGGCCTGGACCTGTAGTGCGCAGCTATCGCTCAAAGGATGGCCTACTAAATGTGCTGGGAGTGCACACTGCAAAAGTCGTCCACAAAGGCGCTGTCTTCGTTGTGGATTTTGTCATCGTTGATGAGCCAGGCCAGCCGCCCCTTTTTGGTCTCCCGTCTTGTCAAACGCTCAACCTGATTGGTCGGATTGACTCTCTACAGTCGACAGCCGACACTACGCTTCCCCCGGTGGTGGTGGAATTCATGGACGTCTTCAGGGGTTTAG TTGTCTGTGCTGCCAGCCGTCTTCCGTTTCGGCTAGAGGACAAAGTTTTCAAGAAACTGGAAGAAATGGTTGGTGACGGAATCATCGTACCAGTGCACGAGCCAACCGACTGGGTCAGTCGGATGATGGTGGTGGGAAAGCCAAATGGAGATGTCCGAATCTGTCTTGACCCATCCGAGCTCAACAAGGCCATACAACGTCAGCACTTTGCTGTGCCCACAGTCGAGCAACTCTTCAGCAAGTTGA CATCCTACCTGTGTACTATGGCGACACCAAAAGGACGATATCGTTTCCTTCGACTGCCATTCGGATTGAAGTCAGCTCCCGAGATTTATCTGCAAACGATGAACGACCTCTTCGGTGATCTGCCTGGCGTGCTTATCTACTTTGACGACTTTCTCGTGACGGGTGAAACAAAGGAAGAGCTTCTCACCAACCTCCGTCAAGTGTTT GAGCTTCCGTGGCTGGGTCACGTCATCGGCCAAGGAACCCTAAAGCCGGATCCCAACAAGATCACTGCCATAGTTGATATGCCTGATCCTACCTGTCCAGCAGATCTAATCCGCCTCCTGGGCATGGTGACGTACCTGGACAAGTTTTGCCAAAACCTTGCTGGTCTGACAAGGCCACTACGAGACCTGCTTAAAGCGGATGCTGCATGGGTTTGGGAGGAGCCTCAACGGTTGATCCTTGCCCAGCTTAAGACGGCCTTGACATCGCTTCCTGTACTGCGCCTGTTTGACCACTCACTTCCGCTGGTCGTGTCGGTCGATGCCTCTCCTGTCGGCATTGGTGCGGTACTGCTTCAAGGTGGCCAGCCGATCGCATACTCATCAACATCCCTCACTGTGACGCAAAAGCGGTATTTCCAGATTGAAAAAGAGCTGTTGGCGGTCCAGTTTGGGCTCCTACGCTTCCGGCAATACATTTATGGGCAAATGGTTGTGGTGGAGTCTGACCACAAGCCACTGGTGGGTCTTCTGGACAAGCCAATCGCGTCTTGCTCTCCTCGGATCCAGCGGATGCGTCTCCAACTCCAGCGGTTCGACTTCCAGCTTGTCTACAAGCCAGGCAAGGAGCTGTTCATCGCTGACACACTCAGCCGAGCCCCGTCGCCCCTCCTTTTTTGTGATGATGTCACTCAAGACTGCGAGGAACAAGTACATGCTGTTCTTAATCTGGTCATACCTGAAGATTCCACTCGTGTTAAGTTCGCGGCGGCAACAGCGGCGGACCCGACTCTTCTCCTCATCAAGGAAATCGTCATTCGTGGATGGCCAGAACACAAAGCCCAGTGTCCAGTGGCCGCGAAGCCATTCTGGTCAGTTCGTCATCACCTAGCTGAGGTGGATGGTCTTTTGCTCAACGGCAGTCGTCTGGTGGTTCCGGCTTCTCTTCGCCAAGAGGTCTTGGCCGGAATTCATGACGGCCATTTTGGTGAGGTTAAGTGCGTCCTCCGCGCCAGGTCGGCAGTATATTGGCCTGGGTGCGAGGACCAAATTCGGAATGTGGTGGCCAGCTGCCCCACCTGCCAGGCTCATCGTCATCGCAATCCAGCTACACCTGTTCGTCCGGTGCCGTTGCCAGTTCATCCCTTTCAGTGGGTGTCGGCGGACATTTTTCTTCACGATGGAGTAAACTATCTTCTCGTCGTCGACGCTTACAGCAAGTGGCCAACATGTGTGCCGTTGCGCACCTTATCGTCCTCGTCGGTCATCGCGGAAGTAGAGCGCATTTTTAGCGACTTTGGGACTCCTGAAATCATCAAATCGGATAATGGTTCGCAATTCGACTGTGCTGAGTTTAGGGCATTCTGTGACAGCCGCAACGTTCGCTCCGTCACGTCCAGCCCAACCTATGCTCAATCGAATGGCCTGGTGGAGCGCCATATTCAAACGGTGAAAATGACTCTCGTTAAAATGTTTGAAGGCGGGCCTTCCCTTTGGGAGTCTTTGGCGGCCATTCGGTCGACGCCTATTTCATCTGATCTTCCGTCTCCGTCGGTGCTGCTACAGGGTCGTCATCTCCGCGGAAAGCTGCCGTATCTCCACAACCGTCTAGTGCCTCAGTTTGTGCCAGCCCCCTTTGTTCGTGAACAGCTTCAGCGCCGTCAGGCGTCCGCTTGTTTCTATGGCGGAGGACGTCCTGATGTTCGTGGGTCGGCGCTGATCGTCGGCCAACATGTTCGCGTTTTCATCTCGGGCTTATGGCTGCCAGGCTGGATTGAGACTGTTTGCCCCGAACCTGACTCCTATGTTGTCCGCTTGAGAGATGGCAGGGTTTTTCGTCGCACGCGTCGTGACATTAATATTGACAACGCGCAGTCGGCCGGATTTGGTGGAGTGGCTACTAACCCCAACTCTGTGGCACGTGGAACTCGACAGGCAGTGCCCATCCATCGCCCCGCTTTTGCTGGCGGTCTGCTTCCGGTTTTGTCGTTGCCACTGCCTATTCCTCCAGCGCCAGCGGTGCGCAATCGGTTGGGTCCAGTCACTGCACGTCCGTCCGTTCATCAGCCTTCACTTCCTCCTGCCGGGGTGGCTCCACCCTCTAGTGTGCCTACTACACCAGGGTCCCGCTTGTCTCTGGATCCACCCCGTCGAGCGATGCCGGCCCCGCTGCCTTCATCTGGCGTCGCGCTGCCAGCCGGCGTAATTCATAGCCCTAGTGCTACTCGTTCTGGCCGCCCTTATTTGCGCCGTTTCTGA